CGGCGAGCCTGCTCGGCGTAGATCCGATCCCGTTCGGCTCCGGTCACCTCGGTGACGGCCACCGGGTAGGTGTCGGTGCCGCGTTCCACTTCACCCGTGCCGGCCGTGATCAGGTTGTAGTACCAGTCGGGGTTGGTCGGCGCTCCTGCCTTGGAGGCGAAAACATAGATAACATCTTGATCCTGCTCATCCGGCAGGTACATCATCGGACTCACCAGTTCGCGTCCGGTCTTGCGACCGCGATT
The DNA window shown above is from Nocardia sp. NBC_01730 and carries:
- a CDS encoding nitroreductase/quinone reductase family protein, whose amino-acid sequence is MTKPHDWNTKIIAEFRANQGRVGGPFEGAPVVLVHNRGRKTGRELVSPMMYLPDEQDQDVIYVFASKAGAPTNPDWYYNLITAGTGEVERGTDTYPVAVTEVTGAERDRIYAEQARRYPGFAGYAQKTEGIRTIPVLALRRA